From Acidobacteriota bacterium, the proteins below share one genomic window:
- a CDS encoding protein kinase: MLKQLGKYEVIEELGKGAMGIVYKAYDSLMARYVALKTMSYTNAADPDFKKRFYKEAQAPGRLRHDNIVIIYELGEDQGIPFIAMEFLEGSDLLHLMQSGYIFTLKKVIDIVVQVCEGLNFAHQNGIIHRDVKPANIFLLPTGRVKIVDFGIAQISQSSLLTKTGVMLGTPSYMSPEAVKCDPTSGRSDQFAVGVILFELLTGRRPFEGENYTSILYKILHEKPASVRDFFPTCPAELEAVVMKALSKNPDDRFMDLSSMSRRLKKFMTEMDQDAALDTTISITRSGLEEPSLKVEVIQRYIREGKFDLASRVLDRLRSSGESAEILEALYGEIQEKKRAIRIDELLSEGSNFYEDDHFDLALECFNEALIIDPENPRALEWVRKTHQKESEKRLRQSIEGYIDKGRHLMGLRQFSDALRVFGEAIKLNPSDAELAEMYRTAEEAVERSEREEECRTLCRQARSILEKGNREEAKTVCRKVVEILPDFKEAETLLQEVENLEKEEIVSTAVKKIQSLALKRKYNLALSLAGETVARTGMDPRLQTCIRNIHRQRLQIWLLVTGILAAAAILIAFLIFQPGTRPAPPPPPAPGHLVLDVRPAATVTAIADAAGKPVAIPELATPLRLQLPPGKYTVTYENKALQPDPVKETVTIESGKALVVSRKFPGFNTGEAVRDILGEGGPQ; this comes from the coding sequence ATGCTGAAACAACTCGGCAAGTATGAAGTCATCGAGGAACTGGGCAAGGGGGCCATGGGGATCGTTTACAAGGCTTACGACTCCCTCATGGCCCGCTACGTGGCGCTCAAGACCATGTCCTACACCAACGCCGCGGACCCGGACTTCAAGAAGCGCTTCTACAAGGAGGCCCAGGCCCCGGGGCGCCTCCGGCACGACAACATCGTCATCATCTACGAACTGGGCGAGGACCAGGGCATCCCCTTCATCGCCATGGAGTTCCTGGAGGGCTCGGACCTGCTGCACCTGATGCAGTCCGGCTACATCTTCACCCTGAAGAAGGTCATCGACATCGTCGTGCAGGTCTGCGAGGGGCTCAACTTCGCCCACCAGAACGGCATCATCCACCGAGACGTCAAGCCGGCCAACATCTTTCTCCTGCCCACCGGCCGGGTCAAGATCGTGGACTTCGGCATCGCCCAGATCAGCCAGTCGTCGCTCCTCACCAAGACGGGCGTGATGCTGGGGACGCCCTCGTACATGTCGCCGGAGGCGGTCAAGTGCGACCCCACCAGCGGCCGCTCCGACCAGTTCGCCGTGGGGGTCATCCTCTTCGAGCTGCTGACGGGCCGCCGCCCCTTCGAGGGGGAGAACTACACCTCGATCCTCTACAAGATCCTGCACGAGAAACCGGCGTCGGTCCGCGACTTCTTCCCCACCTGCCCCGCCGAGCTGGAAGCGGTGGTGATGAAGGCGCTGAGCAAGAACCCCGACGACCGCTTCATGGACCTGTCCAGCATGTCCCGGCGGCTCAAGAAGTTCATGACCGAGATGGACCAGGACGCCGCCCTGGACACCACCATTTCCATCACCCGCTCCGGCCTCGAGGAGCCCAGCCTGAAGGTGGAGGTGATCCAGCGCTACATCCGGGAGGGCAAGTTCGACCTGGCCTCCCGGGTGCTGGACCGGCTGCGCTCCTCCGGGGAGTCCGCCGAGATCCTGGAGGCCCTTTACGGCGAGATACAGGAGAAGAAGCGGGCCATACGCATCGACGAACTCCTCTCCGAAGGCTCCAACTTTTATGAGGACGACCACTTCGACCTGGCCCTCGAGTGTTTCAACGAGGCGCTGATCATCGACCCGGAAAACCCCCGGGCCCTGGAGTGGGTCCGGAAAACCCACCAGAAGGAGAGCGAGAAGCGGCTCCGGCAGTCCATCGAGGGCTACATCGACAAGGGCCGTCACCTCATGGGGCTGCGCCAGTTCTCCGACGCGCTCCGGGTCTTCGGGGAAGCCATCAAGCTCAACCCGTCCGACGCGGAGCTGGCGGAGATGTACCGGACGGCGGAAGAGGCCGTCGAGCGTTCCGAGCGTGAGGAGGAGTGCCGGACCCTCTGCCGGCAGGCGCGTTCCATCCTCGAGAAAGGCAACCGGGAGGAGGCGAAGACGGTCTGCCGGAAAGTGGTGGAGATCCTCCCCGACTTCAAGGAGGCGGAAACCCTGCTCCAGGAAGTGGAGAACCTGGAGAAGGAGGAGATCGTCAGCACGGCGGTCAAGAAGATCCAGTCGCTGGCCCTCAAGCGAAAGTACAACCTCGCGCTCAGCCTGGCCGGCGAGACGGTGGCCCGGACCGGCATGGACCCGCGGCTGCAGACCTGCATCCGCAACATCCACCGCCAGCGGCTGCAGATCTGGCTTCTGGTCACCGGGATCCTGGCCGCCGCCGCCATCCTGATCGCCTTCCTGATCTTCCAGCCGGGTACGAGGCCCGCGCCGCCACCGCCACCCGCCCCGGGCCACCTCGTCCTGGACGTCCGGCCCGCCGCCACGGTGACCGCCATCGCCGACGCCGCCGGGAAGCCCGTGGCGATCCCGGAGTTGGCGACGCCGCTGCGGCTCCAGCTCCCGCCCGGAAAGTACACGGTGACCTACGAGAACAAGGCCCTCCAGCCCGACCCCGTGAAGGAGACCGTCACCATCGAGAGCGGCAAGGCGCTGGTCGTCAGCCGGAAATTCCCCGGTTTCAACACGGGGGAGGCGGTGCGCGACATCCTGGGTGAAGGGGGGCCGCAATGA
- the frr gene encoding ribosome recycling factor, with translation MVQEKLKQTEEKMKKAIADFEQELKSIRTGRASAALLDNIRFDYYGTLTPLKSAATVSTPEPNLIVVQPWDTSQIPAIEKAILTSDLGITPSNDGRVVRLPVPPLTEERRKQMVKTVAQMAEQHRVAVRKIRQEGRDQVQKLEKDKKVSEDDAKKGLDKIQEFTDGYIRRIDEITKKKEAELMKI, from the coding sequence ATGGTACAGGAAAAGCTGAAACAGACCGAAGAGAAGATGAAGAAGGCCATCGCGGACTTCGAGCAGGAACTGAAATCCATCCGGACGGGCCGCGCCTCGGCCGCCCTGCTGGACAACATCCGCTTCGACTACTACGGGACCCTGACGCCCCTCAAGTCGGCGGCGACGGTGTCAACCCCCGAGCCGAACCTCATCGTCGTCCAGCCGTGGGACACCAGCCAGATCCCCGCCATCGAAAAGGCCATCCTCACCTCCGACCTGGGCATCACCCCTTCCAACGACGGCCGCGTGGTGCGGTTGCCCGTTCCCCCACTCACCGAGGAACGCCGGAAACAGATGGTGAAGACCGTGGCCCAGATGGCCGAGCAGCACCGGGTGGCCGTGCGGAAGATCCGGCAGGAGGGGCGCGACCAGGTCCAGAAGCTGGAGAAGGACAAGAAGGTCTCCGAGGACGACGCCAAGAAGGGGCTCGACAAGATCCAGGAGTTCACCGACGGCTACATCCGCAGGATCGACGAGATCACCAAGAAGAAGGAAGCGGAGCTGATGAAGATCTGA
- the hslV gene encoding ATP-dependent protease subunit HslV: protein MTRIRSTTVLLVQANGMTVMAGDGQVTLGDTVVKHSARKVRRLYDGKVLAGFAGATADAFALFSRFEKKLKEFAGNLERAAVELAQEWRTDRSLRNLQALMIVADTQRAFLISGNGDIIEPEEGIAAVGSGGPYAKAAALALRRHTPLGVRDIAEEALKIAASLCIYTNDRLTVETLGGPEERHD, encoded by the coding sequence ATGACACGAATCCGAAGCACGACGGTGCTGCTGGTCCAGGCCAACGGCATGACCGTCATGGCCGGGGACGGCCAGGTGACCCTGGGCGACACGGTGGTCAAGCACTCCGCCCGCAAGGTCCGCCGGCTCTACGACGGCAAGGTCCTGGCGGGCTTCGCCGGCGCCACCGCCGACGCCTTCGCCCTTTTCTCCCGCTTCGAGAAGAAGCTCAAGGAGTTCGCCGGCAACCTGGAGCGCGCCGCCGTGGAACTGGCCCAGGAGTGGCGCACCGACCGCTCGCTGCGCAACCTGCAGGCCCTCATGATCGTGGCGGATACCCAGCGGGCCTTCCTCATCTCCGGCAACGGCGACATCATCGAGCCCGAGGAGGGGATCGCGGCCGTGGGCTCCGGCGGGCCCTACGCCAAGGCCGCCGCCCTGGCGCTGCGGCGCCACACCCCCCTGGGCGTCCGCGACATCGCCGAGGAGGCCCTCAAGATCGCCGCCTCGCTGTGCATCTACACCAACGACCGCCTCACCGTGGAGACGCTGGGCGGCCCGGAGGAGCGCCATGACTGA
- the hslU gene encoding ATP-dependent protease ATPase subunit HslU, with product MTPRQIVGELDKYVIGQKKAKRAVAIALRNRLRRLKLPPGMAEEVAPKNIILIGPTGVGKTEIARRLARLSRSPFLKVEASKFTEVGYVGRDVESMIRDLVEIAVNMVREELGKDVLEKAHHNAEERLLDLLLQPMSPPRQSRVENPGDWAAYDNFSKTREKMRERLRAGDFDHREVELEVHESRFPSFEIFSSSGVEELGINMKDMIGGLFGGQKKRRKMKVGDAREHLVREEQQQLVDNDRVAKEALSRVEHSGIIFLDEIDKIAGREGGHGPDVSREGVQRDILPIVEGTIVHTKYGMVRTDHILFIAAGAFHISSVSDLIPELQGRFPLRLEMDSLTEDDFILILTEPKNALLKQYEALMATEGVALAFEPGAVRALARAAAQVNERTLNIGARRLYTILEKVLDEILFEGPDLEDKRVSISSAYVEDALKGVMENEDLSRYIL from the coding sequence ATGACCCCGCGCCAGATCGTGGGGGAGCTGGACAAGTACGTCATCGGCCAGAAGAAGGCCAAGCGGGCCGTGGCCATCGCCCTGCGGAACCGCCTGCGCCGCCTCAAGCTGCCGCCGGGCATGGCCGAGGAGGTGGCGCCCAAGAACATCATCCTCATCGGCCCCACGGGCGTGGGCAAGACCGAGATCGCCCGACGCCTGGCGCGGCTCTCCCGGAGCCCCTTCCTGAAGGTGGAGGCCTCCAAGTTCACCGAGGTGGGGTACGTGGGCCGGGACGTGGAATCCATGATCCGTGACCTGGTGGAGATCGCGGTGAACATGGTCCGCGAGGAGCTGGGCAAGGACGTCCTGGAAAAGGCCCACCACAACGCCGAGGAGCGCCTGCTCGACCTCCTGCTGCAACCCATGTCCCCGCCCCGCCAGAGCCGCGTGGAGAACCCCGGCGACTGGGCGGCCTACGACAACTTCAGCAAGACCCGCGAGAAGATGCGCGAGCGGCTCCGGGCCGGCGACTTCGACCACCGCGAGGTGGAGCTGGAGGTCCACGAGTCCCGCTTCCCCTCCTTCGAGATCTTCTCCTCCTCCGGCGTGGAGGAGCTGGGGATCAACATGAAGGACATGATCGGCGGCCTCTTCGGCGGCCAGAAGAAACGGCGCAAGATGAAGGTCGGCGACGCCCGGGAGCACCTGGTCCGCGAGGAACAGCAGCAGCTCGTGGACAACGACCGGGTGGCCAAGGAGGCCCTCTCCCGCGTGGAGCACTCCGGGATCATCTTCCTGGACGAGATCGACAAGATCGCCGGCCGGGAAGGGGGGCACGGCCCCGACGTGAGCCGGGAGGGCGTGCAGCGGGACATCCTCCCCATCGTGGAGGGGACCATCGTCCACACCAAGTACGGGATGGTGCGCACCGACCACATCCTCTTCATCGCCGCGGGCGCCTTCCACATCAGCTCGGTGTCGGACCTCATCCCGGAGCTGCAGGGGCGCTTCCCGCTCCGCCTGGAGATGGACAGCCTCACCGAGGACGACTTCATCCTCATCCTCACCGAGCCGAAGAACGCGCTGCTCAAGCAGTACGAGGCCCTCATGGCCACGGAGGGGGTCGCCCTGGCCTTCGAGCCCGGGGCCGTGCGCGCCCTGGCCCGCGCCGCCGCCCAGGTGAACGAGCGGACGCTGAACATCGGGGCGCGGCGGCTCTATACCATCCTCGAGAAGGTCCTCGACGAGATCCTCTTCGAGGGGCCCGACCTCGAGGACAAGCGGGTGAGCATCTCCAGCGCCTACGTGGAGGACGCCCTCAAGGGCGTGATGGAGAACGAGGACCTCAGCCGGTACATCCTCTGA
- the fsa gene encoding fructose-6-phosphate aldolase, with protein sequence MKFFIDTANLDEIRSAMSMGLIDGVTTNPSLVAREKGAFKDIIAEICRTVPGPVSAEVVALDAEGMVREGRELAKIAPNITVKVPITAEGLKAVRTFAGEGIKTNVTLVFSPLQALLAAKAGATFVSPFVGRLDDVGHPGMEVIRQIVEIYANYDYATEVLVASVRHPMHVVDAALMGADVCTIPYKVLLQFVKHPLTDKGIETFLADWKKVEGNVIV encoded by the coding sequence ATGAAATTCTTCATCGATACCGCCAACCTGGACGAGATCCGCTCCGCCATGTCGATGGGCCTCATCGACGGCGTCACCACCAACCCCAGCCTGGTGGCCCGGGAGAAAGGGGCCTTCAAGGACATTATCGCGGAGATCTGCCGCACGGTCCCGGGCCCCGTGAGCGCCGAGGTGGTCGCCCTCGACGCCGAGGGGATGGTGCGCGAGGGCCGCGAACTGGCGAAGATCGCCCCCAACATCACCGTGAAGGTGCCCATCACCGCCGAGGGCCTCAAGGCCGTCCGGACCTTCGCCGGGGAAGGGATCAAGACCAACGTCACGCTGGTCTTCTCCCCCCTGCAGGCGTTGCTGGCCGCCAAGGCGGGCGCCACTTTCGTCAGCCCCTTCGTGGGCCGGCTCGACGACGTGGGTCACCCGGGGATGGAGGTGATCCGGCAGATCGTGGAGATCTACGCCAACTACGACTACGCCACCGAGGTCCTGGTGGCGTCGGTCCGGCACCCCATGCACGTGGTGGACGCCGCCCTGATGGGCGCCGACGTGTGCACCATCCCCTACAAGGTGCTCCTGCAGTTCGTCAAGCACCCCCTCACCGACAAGGGGATCGAGACCTTCCTGGCCGACTGGAAGAAGGTGGAAGGCAACGTCATCGTCTGA
- a CDS encoding metallophosphoesterase family protein, with protein MRIIAISDVHDDLTKLTLLAQREAGADLLLVSGDLTHYGGMTRFRETMGAFDGVFPRVLAVPGNMDRPEVTGVLEEGGTGLHGRHEIIGDVGFAGIGASPPTPFGTPFELSEEEIGEAFAAAAARVAACPVRVFVSHAPPRGTALDRVRLGLHVGSRAVRAVVERFAPDVLVCGHIHEAAGTDRLGRTQMVNPGPFARGGYVRILTGPPVTAEWCRL; from the coding sequence ATGCGCATCATCGCCATCTCTGACGTTCACGACGACCTGACGAAATTGACGCTCCTTGCGCAGCGCGAGGCGGGGGCGGACCTCCTGCTGGTTTCCGGCGACCTGACCCATTACGGCGGCATGACCCGGTTCCGGGAAACGATGGGCGCCTTCGACGGCGTGTTCCCCCGGGTGCTGGCCGTGCCCGGCAACATGGACCGCCCGGAGGTGACGGGAGTCCTGGAGGAGGGCGGCACGGGGCTCCATGGCCGTCATGAGATCATCGGCGACGTCGGGTTTGCAGGGATCGGCGCTTCGCCCCCCACGCCCTTCGGCACCCCCTTCGAATTGTCCGAGGAGGAGATCGGGGAGGCCTTCGCCGCGGCGGCCGCCCGGGTCGCCGCCTGCCCGGTGCGCGTCTTCGTCAGCCACGCGCCGCCGCGCGGCACCGCCCTGGACCGGGTGCGGCTGGGCCTGCACGTGGGGAGCCGGGCCGTCCGGGCCGTGGTGGAACGCTTCGCCCCCGACGTCCTGGTCTGCGGGCACATCCACGAGGCCGCCGGCACCGACCGCCTGGGGCGGACACAGATGGTCAACCCCGGTCCCTTCGCCCGGGGCGGCTACGTCCGCATCCTCACCGGCCCGCCGGTCACCGCCGAGTGGTGCCGCCTGTAA
- a CDS encoding DUF3303 family protein translates to MLYMIVEHFRNGDPLPVYRRFRERGRLAPVGLTYVSSWVDLELKRCYQVMETGDRGLLDAWMANWLDLVEFEVIPVMTSAEAAEKAASRSDDSGQ, encoded by the coding sequence ATGCTATACATGATTGTCGAACATTTTCGGAACGGAGACCCCCTCCCCGTGTACCGGCGTTTCCGGGAGCGCGGCCGCCTGGCTCCGGTTGGATTGACGTACGTTTCCAGTTGGGTGGATCTCGAACTGAAGCGGTGTTACCAGGTCATGGAGACGGGAGACCGCGGCCTTCTCGATGCCTGGATGGCGAACTGGCTCGACCTCGTCGAATTCGAGGTCATCCCCGTGATGACCTCCGCAGAAGCGGCGGAGAAGGCCGCCTCGCGTTCTGACGATTCAGGGCAGTAG
- a CDS encoding formylglycine-generating enzyme family protein → MKRTSLLSAVILLCLSGSVAAALDAWCPHVTAAGGWKTGISLFNPGNAAVDVSVARYGTDGSPSGAPITLSAAPRSWTAVTPADLAFEGTAHLSAPSDLEVKLSYQQGSTEDVCEFFLTGEAVRSWVLPNTVRSWMAYTGIALMNPLSSPVAVTLEAWLNGSLVATNTVVVSGGQQYIRLSNEIWPGLSYDGLDTVQIYAAVPIPAPLDITGNVAGDRHLFFSARNVRTPGELEETDPILGNLVYVPSGKFTQGSPVSEACRNASVEVQFPHTLTKRLAVMETEVTRQMWADLKAVQPTLPADMTDTAISPGMTCPVQKIQWYEAVLFANLLSVQRGLIQCYYVDAAFTDPITALNHTGPVYCNWEAGGFRLPTEGEWEYICRAGTTTAFWVTEPLYGTTTCSTCSPSPALTAFNLSAWWCANSTNQTQPVGHLNANPWNLREVHGNVWEWCWDRFANDYPAGAQTDYRGPDTGTARVVRGGAWNSDATSCRSAGRGLITPLGRENYCGFRLVRKD, encoded by the coding sequence ATGAAGAGAACCAGCCTGCTTTCCGCGGTGATCCTGCTCTGCCTGTCCGGGTCCGTGGCGGCCGCCCTTGACGCCTGGTGCCCCCACGTCACCGCCGCGGGAGGGTGGAAGACGGGAATTTCCCTCTTCAACCCGGGAAACGCAGCCGTGGATGTTTCAGTGGCGCGGTACGGCACGGACGGCAGCCCGAGCGGGGCCCCGATCACCCTGAGCGCCGCCCCCCGGTCCTGGACCGCCGTGACCCCCGCCGACCTGGCCTTTGAAGGGACCGCGCACCTGAGCGCCCCGTCCGACCTGGAAGTCAAGCTCTCCTACCAGCAGGGAAGCACGGAGGACGTCTGCGAGTTCTTCCTGACGGGAGAAGCGGTGCGCAGTTGGGTCCTGCCCAACACGGTGCGGTCCTGGATGGCTTACACCGGCATCGCCCTGATGAACCCGCTTTCATCGCCGGTCGCGGTGACCCTGGAGGCCTGGCTCAACGGTAGCCTGGTGGCCACCAACACCGTCGTGGTGAGCGGCGGGCAGCAGTACATCCGGCTCAGCAACGAAATCTGGCCGGGCCTGTCTTATGACGGGCTGGACACCGTTCAGATCTATGCCGCCGTCCCGATCCCCGCTCCCCTCGATATCACGGGGAACGTGGCCGGCGACCGTCACCTCTTTTTCAGCGCCCGCAACGTGAGGACGCCTGGTGAACTAGAGGAAACCGACCCCATCTTGGGGAACCTGGTCTACGTCCCGTCGGGGAAGTTCACCCAGGGTTCGCCGGTGTCGGAAGCCTGCCGAAACGCCTCGGTCGAGGTCCAATTCCCTCACACGCTGACGAAGCGCCTCGCCGTGATGGAAACGGAGGTGACCCGGCAGATGTGGGCGGACTTGAAAGCGGTCCAGCCGACCCTTCCGGCCGACATGACGGACACGGCCATCAGTCCCGGGATGACTTGCCCCGTTCAGAAGATCCAATGGTACGAGGCCGTGCTGTTCGCCAACCTCCTCTCGGTTCAGAGAGGGCTGATCCAGTGCTACTACGTGGATGCGGCGTTCACCGACCCCATCACGGCACTCAACCATACCGGTCCGGTGTACTGCAACTGGGAAGCCGGTGGTTTTCGGTTGCCCACCGAGGGGGAGTGGGAGTACATCTGCCGGGCGGGGACGACCACCGCCTTCTGGGTCACCGAGCCGCTTTACGGGACCACGACCTGCAGCACCTGCTCGCCTTCCCCGGCCTTGACCGCGTTCAACCTGTCGGCGTGGTGGTGCGCGAACAGTACGAACCAGACGCAGCCGGTCGGCCATTTGAATGCAAATCCATGGAACCTGCGGGAGGTCCATGGCAACGTCTGGGAATGGTGCTGGGACCGGTTCGCCAATGATTATCCCGCCGGCGCCCAGACCGATTACCGGGGTCCCGACACGGGAACGGCCCGCGTGGTTCGGGGTGGCGCCTGGAATTCGGACGCGACCTCCTGCCGGTCGGCGGGTCGGGGTTTGATCACCCCGCTCGGCCGGGAGAACTACTGCGGCTTCCGCCTCGTTCGGAAAGACTGA
- a CDS encoding PAS domain S-box protein: protein MKHEDLPPEFSLGFEQAVVGVALIESATGRFVRVNQRYCDLVGYTREELEATTWVTITHPDDLGVDLDLKQRFADGRIEEFTLEKRYVHKQGHTVWVNLTVSPLRRPGLRKRLHLSIAEDITRRKETEKTLREREALVRSLGSNLPNAMLYQIIRTPDGGRRFSYVSEAVRRFFGCTPEEAMADPLRIYGRVLAEDASRVHQEEEAAYHAFVPFATEARIRLLSGEVRWFGFASTPRRMEDGSTCWDGIQIDITERKRTEEALRESERQFRLLAENSVDMITRHSPDGSFRYVSPASRRLFGYEPEDLVGRSAFDIIHPDDQPRIELSRVRAVESPKADLNVFRFLRKDGTCTWVEAASRSISDPASGEVTEIQVSTRDITERRRAEDALRALSSRQEAMLSAIPDILMEVDTHKVYTWANQAGLAFFGDDVVGREARFYFEGDQDTYRLVQPIFDGREDVIYLESWQRRRDGRKRLLAWWCRVLKDDRGNVAGGLSTARDITEQRALEEQLLQSQKMESIGRLAGGVAHDFNNSLQLISGYADMALSSAEPGSGLHENLQVIRQAAARSAELTRQLLAFARKQTVNPVVLDLNETLAGMLRMLRRLIGEGIELEWKPGAALWPVEVDPVQVDQVLANLAVNARDAVGGAGRVTIATANAVLDPAYCEAYPDASPGEYVLLEVADNGCGMGPDVLSRLFEPFFTTKELGQGTGLGLATVYGIVRQNNGVISVRSEPGRGTVFSIHLPRVRTAPVRKPATDVERKPARGTETVLLVEDDEEILDLAEAALRKYGYAVLAARSPREALDLLHRHDGPAHLLVTDVVMPGINGKALSRKVAALRPGIRTLFISGHPADTIARHGVLEPGVQFLQKPFTVHALVNKVREVLDLRIPRE from the coding sequence ATGAAGCACGAAGACCTGCCGCCGGAATTCTCCCTCGGCTTCGAGCAGGCGGTGGTGGGCGTCGCGCTGATCGAATCCGCGACGGGGCGGTTCGTCCGGGTCAACCAGCGCTACTGCGACCTGGTGGGGTACACGCGGGAGGAACTCGAGGCCACTACCTGGGTGACCATCACCCACCCCGACGACCTCGGGGTGGACCTCGACCTCAAACAGCGCTTCGCAGACGGGCGGATCGAGGAGTTCACCCTCGAGAAACGATACGTCCACAAGCAGGGCCACACGGTCTGGGTGAACCTGACGGTCTCGCCCCTCCGCCGGCCCGGCCTTCGAAAACGGCTCCACCTCTCCATCGCGGAGGACATCACCCGACGCAAGGAAACCGAGAAGACGCTGCGAGAGCGCGAAGCCCTCGTGCGCTCCCTCGGAAGCAACCTGCCCAACGCCATGCTGTACCAGATCATCCGCACCCCGGACGGCGGGCGGCGGTTCTCCTACGTCAGCGAAGCGGTCCGGCGCTTTTTCGGCTGCACCCCCGAGGAGGCGATGGCGGACCCGCTCCGCATCTACGGGAGGGTCCTGGCGGAGGACGCCTCCCGGGTCCACCAGGAGGAGGAGGCCGCCTATCACGCCTTCGTTCCCTTCGCCACGGAGGCCCGCATCCGACTTCTCTCCGGTGAAGTCCGCTGGTTCGGCTTCGCCTCCACCCCTCGGCGGATGGAGGACGGCTCGACCTGCTGGGACGGCATCCAGATCGACATCACCGAGCGAAAGCGGACCGAGGAAGCCCTCCGCGAAAGCGAGCGACAATTCCGCCTCCTGGCCGAGAACTCGGTGGACATGATCACCCGGCACAGCCCGGACGGGTCGTTCCGCTACGTCTCGCCGGCCAGCCGGCGATTGTTCGGCTATGAACCGGAGGACCTGGTGGGCCGCTCAGCCTTCGATATCATCCACCCGGACGACCAGCCCCGCATCGAGCTCTCACGGGTCCGGGCCGTCGAGTCCCCGAAAGCCGACCTCAACGTTTTCCGGTTCCTTCGCAAGGACGGGACCTGCACCTGGGTGGAGGCCGCCAGCCGGTCCATCAGCGACCCGGCCTCGGGGGAGGTAACGGAGATCCAGGTTTCCACCCGCGACATCACCGAGCGCAGGCGGGCGGAGGATGCCCTGCGCGCTCTCTCCAGCCGGCAGGAAGCCATGCTCTCGGCCATCCCGGACATCCTCATGGAAGTGGACACCCACAAGGTGTACACCTGGGCCAACCAGGCCGGCCTGGCCTTTTTCGGCGACGACGTCGTGGGCAGGGAGGCCCGGTTCTATTTCGAGGGGGACCAGGACACCTACCGTCTCGTCCAACCCATCTTCGACGGCCGGGAGGACGTGATCTACCTCGAGAGCTGGCAGCGGCGTCGGGACGGTCGCAAACGGCTGCTCGCGTGGTGGTGCAGGGTCCTCAAGGACGACCGGGGAAACGTGGCCGGTGGGTTGTCCACCGCGCGGGACATCACGGAACAGCGGGCCCTGGAGGAGCAACTCCTCCAGTCCCAGAAGATGGAGTCCATCGGCAGACTGGCGGGCGGCGTGGCCCACGACTTCAACAACAGCCTCCAGCTCATCTCGGGATACGCGGACATGGCCCTGTCTTCGGCCGAGCCGGGGTCAGGCCTGCACGAGAACCTGCAGGTGATCCGCCAGGCGGCCGCCCGGTCCGCGGAACTGACCCGCCAACTGCTGGCCTTCGCCCGGAAGCAGACGGTGAACCCCGTGGTCCTGGACCTGAACGAGACCCTGGCGGGGATGCTCAGGATGCTCCGGCGGCTCATCGGCGAGGGCATTGAACTGGAGTGGAAACCGGGGGCCGCCCTCTGGCCGGTGGAAGTGGACCCCGTCCAGGTCGACCAGGTCCTGGCCAACCTGGCCGTCAACGCCCGGGACGCCGTCGGGGGGGCCGGACGGGTGACCATCGCCACCGCGAACGCCGTCCTGGACCCGGCGTACTGTGAAGCATACCCGGACGCCTCCCCCGGGGAGTACGTCCTCCTGGAGGTGGCCGACAACGGCTGCGGCATGGGCCCCGACGTCCTTTCCCGCCTCTTCGAGCCTTTCTTCACCACCAAGGAGCTGGGCCAGGGGACCGGCCTCGGGCTGGCCACCGTCTACGGCATCGTGCGCCAGAACAACGGGGTGATCAGCGTGCGGAGCGAACCCGGGCGCGGCACCGTCTTCAGCATCCACCTGCCGCGGGTCCGGACTGCCCCGGTCCGGAAGCCGGCCACAGACGTGGAGCGCAAGCCGGCCCGGGGCACGGAAACCGTCCTGCTGGTGGAGGACGACGAGGAGATCCTCGACCTCGCCGAGGCCGCCCTGCGGAAGTACGGGTACGCCGTCCTGGCGGCGCGGTCCCCCCGGGAGGCCCTGGACCTCCTTCACCGTCACGACGGGCCGGCCCACCTGCTCGTCACGGACGTGGTGATGCCGGGAATCAACGGGAAGGCCCTGAGCCGGAAAGTGGCGGCCCTCCGGCCGGGGATCCGCACCCTCTTCATCTCCGGGCATCCTGCCGACACCATCGCCCGGCACGGCGTGCTGGAGCCGGGGGTCCAATTCCTCCAGAAGCCCTTCACCGTCCACGCGCTCGTCAACAAGGTGAGGGAAGTGCTGGACCTGCGAATCCCCCGGGAGTGA